A genomic segment from Phragmites australis chromosome 6, lpPhrAust1.1, whole genome shotgun sequence encodes:
- the LOC133922556 gene encoding RING-H2 finger protein ATL56-like, protein MAPPPAGAGAGEPAHAATEPSAIRDRDAKRRRRPCPEGAGARIMSLGVQAAVMAAALALFVLFAAAAAVLLLILLVAARAFRHHHHRSRYRVPSLDPYPPASGLSPDDLRLLPSFAFSSPGDRDTSLPPHLCAVCLEAARAGERWRALPACGHAFHAACVDRWLAKSPVCPVCRAAVAVSVS, encoded by the coding sequence ATGGCCCCGCCACccgcgggcgccggcgcgggCGAGCCCGCCCACGCCGCGACGGAGCCTTCCGCCATCCGAGACCGGGACGccaagcgccgccgccgcccctgcccTGAGGGCGCCGGCGCGCGCATCATGTCCCTCGGCGTGCAGGCCGCCGTGATGGCGGCCGCGCTCGCGCTCTTCGTCCTCttcgccgcggcggccgccgtcctcctcctcatcctcctcgtcgccgcgcGCGCcttccgccaccaccaccaccgcagcCGCTACCGCGTCCCGTCGCTCGACCCGTACCCTCCCGCGTCGGGCCTCTCGCCCGACGACCTTCGCCTCCTCCCcagcttcgcgttctcctccccGGGCGACCGCGACACGTCCTTGCCGCCGCACCTCTGTGCGGTGTGCCTCGAGGCcgcgcgcgccggggagcggtgGCGCGCGCTGCCCGCCTGCGGACACGCGTTCCACGCAGCATGCGTCGACCGGTGGCTCGCCAAGTCGCCCGTCTGCCCTGTCTGCCGCGCCGCGGTGGCCGTCTCGGTGAGCTGA